Part of the Kineococcus aurantiacus genome, GACAGGCAAGACGAAGCTCCCTGGGCGCGTTTGAGCGACCTCGACGGCGCCCAGGAAGGCGGTGGCTGCATCGGGTCGTCTCGTCGCCTGTACGGGTCGGAAGGTATCGCTGGCCTCCGTGGTCGCGCAGGCCAGCGCCCAAGCCCGGATTCCCTGCGCTGACTCGATGAGGTCAACGACGGGCAGTGAGGCGCTGCTTTGAGTTTGGAGAGAGACGTTATGAACGTCTTTATCCACGGACAGAATATCTGCAACTAGTTCGGGGAGGCTCGACTCTTCGAAGTCCGCTACCTGTTGCAGTACGTCGCGCAATTGCCCAAGGTACCCACGCATTCCTCGTCTCAGGGGAAGAAGCACGCTGGCATTATCTCCTTGGGAGAGGACGACTACATTGCCGTACCTCTCGGACGGCGTCCAGCCCTTCATCTGCAGCACTTGCCTTGCGCGGCTTGGTTCAATACTGCTGAGGTAGGCGTCGTCAATAAAGGACGCGGTCATCGCCATTCCTCCACCTTTCGTGTGACAAGATTCTGCAAGGTCTCCGCGGACAGCGGATTGCTCAGCGGCACGTGAGCCGTTCGATATTTCGCACTATCGGCAACGGGTTCCTCGTTCATTAGCGAGACCCAGTATGCGAGATGATTGAGTTCGTAGTTCTCCTGGCGGAGCACCATGTACTCTTCAATATTTTTTGGCGTCTTGACAACAACAAGAATTCGCGGCACGGGAAACTCAATTCCCGGTTCTCCCACCAAGTCGTCATAATTTCTTGCCGGTAGTGAATAACTGATCGATTCATCAACAATGGAGGGCGCCGAATCGGACTTGATTTGCATATCGATTTGAGCGTGTCGGCGCCCATTTGGCGCTCGGCCGGGGTAATGCACGCTGAGGTCGGTGCCGTCGACGTCTAGATGCTTCTTGGACCAGGTAAGCCCCGCCGCGCAAGCCATCACCTGTATGAGCGCCTCGCCGTAGCTTCCTTGAGCTACGTTGTCGTTCAGCACGCGGCCAACCCCTCATGGTCAGGACCGATCTCCTCGGTGGGAGTCAACCTACGGGGATCCTCCGACGTCGCGTTGGACCCGAGCCCCGAGTGTCTATCGGTCACAAGACGCGCCTGAGCGACACTGCGACTCGCCGTCCCGAGTGCCGCTGAAGTCGTCCAGGCAATCTGGCGGGTCACGTCCAGCTGCGAGGCCACCTATAACCGCCATCGATGAGGGCGTATGCCGATGCACTCCTGCCATAGACAGCGCAGGCTGTCGGTGGCGTCCTGATGCTCATCGACATGAGCCTCCCGTGCCCGATGCATGCCAGTCACCCCGGCAATATGGAGGCGTCGAGGGTGCTTCGCAGCTTAGCGATAGGCATAGTGGAGACCGAGTCGAGGCCCTCACTTAGGGGCCGGCGGGGCTTCGCACGCTGCTGTCGTTGACGCACGAGCGAGTGTCTATCTGCGTGACAACGGACTCGGACGACTAGGGACGCCTATGGGTTGAGCTGGAGGCGGCAGTAGGGAAAACGAGACGGTCTGGGTGCTCCTGCGAAGCTTCGGAACGAAGAGGCCGCAGCGCCGAGGTTCGGATCGTTGTGACAACGCTGCCGATCATCGCGAGCGTTGTCACAACGATCCGAACCCGCGAGCGTCAGCCGAGTTCCTTGCGCACCAGCGGCGCGACCTCGGTCCCCAGCAGCTCCACGGCCTTCATGACGTCCGCGTGCGGCATCGTCCCGGCGGACAGGTGCAGCATGAACCGGTCGATCCCCAGGTGCTCGTGCTGGAAGAGGATCTTCTCGGCGACCTCCTCGGGGGAGCCGACGAGCAGCGCGCCGCGGCGGGAGCGGGCCGCCTCGTAGGAGGTGTGCGAGAAGTGCCCCCAGCCGCGTTCGCGCCCGAGCTGGTTCATGACGGCCTGGTAGGGCTTGAAGTGGACGGCTTCGGCCTGGGCGGTGGTGGGGGCGACGAACCCGTGGGAGTGGGTGGCGACGCGCAGCACCGACTCGTCGTGCCCGGCCTTGCGCCCGGCCTGCCGGTAGAGGTCGACGAGGGGCGCGAACTGCTCGGGCATCCCGCCGATGATCGCCAGCGCCAGCGGCAGGCCGAGGGTCCCGGCGCGCACGACGGACTGGGGGTTGCCGCCGACGGCGATCCAGACGGGCAGGGGCTGCTGCACGGGCAGCGGGAAGACGCCGAGGCCGGCGATGGCGGCGCGGTGCTTGCCGCCGGCCCAGGTGACCTTCGCGGGGTTGTCGCGGATGGCCAGCAGCAGGTCCAGCTTC contains:
- a CDS encoding DUF4365 domain-containing protein encodes the protein MLNDNVAQGSYGEALIQVMACAAGLTWSKKHLDVDGTDLSVHYPGRAPNGRRHAQIDMQIKSDSAPSIVDESISYSLPARNYDDLVGEPGIEFPVPRILVVVKTPKNIEEYMVLRQENYELNHLAYWVSLMNEEPVADSAKYRTAHVPLSNPLSAETLQNLVTRKVEEWR
- a CDS encoding Atu2307/SP_0267 family LLM class monooxygenase, whose amino-acid sequence is MEIGISAFAETTPYPDSGTTLSHAERLKEVVEEIELADQVGLDVYGLGEHHRPDYAASAPAVVLAAAATRTSRIRLSTAVTVLSSDDPVRVFQQFATLDGLSDGRAEIMAGRGSFIESFPLFGYDLGDYDELFAEKLDLLLAIRDNPAKVTWAGGKHRAAIAGLGVFPLPVQQPLPVWIAVGGNPQSVVRAGTLGLPLALAIIGGMPEQFAPLVDLYRQAGRKAGHDESVLRVATHSHGFVAPTTAQAEAVHFKPYQAVMNQLGRERGWGHFSHTSYEAARSRRGALLVGSPEEVAEKILFQHEHLGIDRFMLHLSAGTMPHADVMKAVELLGTEVAPLVRKELG